DNA from Onthophagus taurus isolate NC chromosome 2, IU_Otau_3.0, whole genome shotgun sequence:
CAATATATGGATCGTTAATTTTGTCCAACATTTTCCTTCCTGTTGTTGTGATAAGGTGAGTAATAAGTTTCACGTTAAATAAATGTAGACGGCCTCCATTTatccatttatttattattttttattttaatttttcgtgcATTCTCCGAAACAAGATAGTAAAAAATTCCCTGTTTTATTCTACATGCTAATAAACAAgtaatttgcattaaaatggTTTCTACGTTTCCATTTGTTTTAAccacaaaatgtattaattaatatgattaccactaaaaaaaatgtgtataaatacatacatttttttttcttctagaTGGTTGGGATGTAAATGGGCAGTTGCAGTATCGTTCATCGCTTATATGCCTTTTATCATGGCCCAATTTTATCCGAAATTTTTCACAATGATTCCCGCAGGATTATTGGTTGGATTCGGAGGAGGTCCGTTATGGTGCGCCAAATGTACTTATTTAACGGTCGCCTCAGAAGCTTTCGCGAAAATCAGCGGTTTAAATGCAGACGCTATAGTTACGAGATTCTTCGGAGTCTTCTTTATGTTTTACCAATTCTCCCAAGTCTGGGGCAACTTAATCAGTTCTGCAAGTAAGTGCTTAGCATTTTAATGTCGACAATCCGTATAAGGAATAgatattaaactttaaactCGTGGTCATATTTTTACTGCGAATGACCTCGTAAACCCACACATTCATATTTACTTACTTTCGTTTTGAATGTATCCGGTAGAGATcaaattgaaaattcttttcttgttAATGACCGCATTATAAACTAACAACAGAACgtttgttataaaaagaaacgacatttcaaaattaatctctttatagaagaaaaaagaaagtaGACAAATTTAGGTAAagttatcattaaaatatttgagaCCTATTTAAGGTTCCTTATCTTGATCAACGTAAAATTTGGGTTAGATCaaggttaaaaaaacattctcCCTTCACCATaacgtaataaaatatatttagtaaATTATTAATCTTGTGAGTAATGGCaaattgaatattaaaatatcatataacattttttttattacaaaaataagtttaaaaacaaCCACTTTCTTTTAAACGCCGATAATACGTTAATTGAAGGTCAGCGTAAGTTAATAAATACGTAATTGTTTATGAATATCCGATTTCTATAAGCATTATTTTTCTGTTAAAGAGAGTTCAAAGATTAAGAGAATAATTACTGGAACCTCTTTTAACCATATATAATTCACCTTTACCTTAAGATTAAATGAGATTTCTATGTGTAGAAATGACGTTTTAATAAACGTGAAAATTTACACGTTTTATTGTTACTATTTATTATGTGccatgaataaaattaatgacaaaattaacataaagaAACATATAGCTCCTCTTCGCAGTTATGTAATACTCACAAAGTATTTCTTCACATGACGATTTCAAGTTCTTTAACTTTATTATCTTCTTCTCTTCTActcttttcattttctttgacCCTGTTTACATTCACGTAACATTTTCTCTTCATCCCATTTGTAGTGTTTCTAATCCACTTGAGAAAGGGCATGTTCTTCTctcttttttttctatatttgtAGTAGATACGAACATCTTTAAATCACGAAAATCGTGAAGATTCCAGCTGCTTCACTTGtttgaaaactttaaatcaaaactaacAAAACAGCCAATTGCTCACTTTTTCCAAAAGGAATAGCATGAAATATgtttctatgattttttccaaccattttttttctctcatTGCAATatgaaaagtttattaaaaaatatcttttgttTTGGTAACCGTTGACTAAATCGTTAGATTCCTCTACATGTATCGATCTAGAGACTGTAATCTAGAGACCACCACATTTTGAGATTACATTTCTCTggaacttttttctaaaatttatttcagttGGCTTTACTTTTTACCTCCGTATTTTTAgcaaaaactataaatttcTTCGTAGATATAGTGAAAGATGgtttttttggttaaaaaaagTCTGCCAGCGAggatatttttcaaaagaaaaatccAAGAAGTCAGATGTTGCGATGTCTCACTTGGTGTTACTGTCAGATACCGttcatttgaaattttcttgtgAAGAGGATGTTGCAAGtaggatatttatttttatacagaGAAATGGAAGATTTCAAACAAAATGGGAAAGTAGGGGTATGTTTTAAGAAGGAATGGTAGCTAATGTGATTATGGTTCACCTCGGGGTTTACGGGGTTAAGAAGCGTAAGATTGCTGTAGGTATAAATATAGGCGTATTTCTTGGGATCATCTACTCGTTGTGATATGTCAGAGTAATTCGGGTTCttgttcttaatttttttgatgccATAGCTCTCAACCGTTAGATTCTTTGGTGACTTTGGTTTTCTTTCGAGTTTAACCTTCTGACCTTCTATTCTCCTACATTCGCTTTTTGATGTGTACCCATTTCTGCAATGTATGACCTTACGTGTTCTAAATATATTGGAAAGTTCCCTTGATACGTTATCGATCTATAATATTCtgattctagtttttgttGGGATTGTAAAAAGGTGTACTTTTTGAGTGCTtcttatttagtttatttactaTTTTCTCTATTATGGATTCAGGAGGTGTATTGTTCTATATAACTCCCTTATAGCATATTCCAAATACTTACTGAAAAATTCACCCCACCATCGGGACAGTTAACAGAAACTGAACGATTTCGCCACCCTTGGCGGTAATCATCCATTTCAATCCTCCATGGAGATATTAAAAGGTGTGAATAAGAAAACACTGAAAAGATTAGGAGGATAATTCACGGAATACAAAATTGAagtaaagaatttaatttaacaattttattaagcaaatactttgaataaaaaataaaggttACACTTTTTAAAACCATAGCGATTTGTAAAATTGAAactttatatcattttaatcacaaaaagtTGCTCACTTATCACCACATCGATAAATTTTATCCACCTTTAAATCGCCTATTTTATCCTCATACGTTAACACAGGTTGACATTCAAGTAGACGTCGGATATTTCACGCTATCCTTAACCGGAATTGAAATCCGGAATTCTTTGGAAAGATGTCAAGTTGATATCTCACaaggaacattttaaagagattTTGAGCGCATTCAATTGTACGCTCGATTTCAACGGTCAGCacgatttaattttcttaattttattattacagttTTATCAACTGGAGGTTCTTCGGATAACACAAACGAAACAATTTCCAACATAACGACTGTTTTCATTTCGTCAATTAAAAATACGTCAATCGATAATTTTTGCGGAGCTAATTTCTGTCCGGGTACAACTCAAGAGTCGAATCCGAATCTGGAACCACCACCTAGTTCAAAGATCAATCTCATTGCGGGCATCTATTTACTCTGTATGGTTGTGGCGTGCCTTATAGTGGCATTTGGAGTAGATTCCCTCACAAGGTAAGCGATAATAGAGCCGGGAGTTGCTTAGAGAGTCTGTAGTAATTGGATTGCACGCTATTCGGGACATGTGGGCGACCAGtgattaaatattgattgagGACCACCGTTGAAGTCATCTGGACGGGCGaacaatttgattaattttcccCGATTTATCTGGCGTCTCGTCGATTACTGGAGGCGCGAAAACAGAATGTCAACGAACGTGACTCGCGTTCATCTATTCAACGAGGTGGAATAGTCTTTCCGACATAACTAATGGGGATGCTTTAATATATACACGAATGTCGTGGTCATATAAACaattcaaacaaattttcaatgtcTTGCATTTACCGAAttctaaaaatacatttaaaaaatgtttatcgtCTCATAATAGATAGCACAATTAAGAACAACCCTTCCTGATGACTAGAATTCAATtaagaagttttaataaagtcATAAAGTTTACGAAAGAGACTCGCTTTATGCACTCGTCCCTCTCTCGGTCGaatcaatatttattcttcTGTCCGATGAAGTGaactcaaaaacttttttcaaacTACTAATTAAACGAGAAATGATCAAAGCGACCCACCCGATAATTTGCAAGACAAACTTTCAAGGTTGAGTACACTTCGTCCTCAACTTGAATAGATTCAACGTAAACTAAAATGATATACGTTAAGAATTAAGTAAATTCTAATTTAGATAACCTATTTAATCAGAGGTTTATGTGTAAAGTCACAGTGCGAGTCGTTCAAACAATTGAAACCCACAACGCGGTAAGCAATGTATCAACCCGATCCCTGAGAAGTTTATCTATCAATCAAAACGTAAATTTCAACTGCGTTATTGGCCAACAGCGTCAGACAGCCGTAATAGCATTaacgaaaatttgcatattgcaACAAGATAGTACGTACTAGCTTCCTAATTCACATTTGCAAACATAACACGGTCAAggtaactaaaaaaattgatgatcaattaaatcttaaaaatgttttaacatatTGGACGTTTCTCGaacttacgttatagttacGAAAGCATTCGACAAACGGAACTTCGTTGACACGTAGTTCGAAGTCCAATATCCGGGTAAAAGATGGCTTTATCTATACCGGAAACTATTGTAGGCCTTCGACTGAAACTTTCAACAACAACTGCTAAAGTTTTGGGATCGTTGCAGAACCAGGAGAATAAAGCTGTTGGCGTATCTCGATATTCGAAACAATTTATCAACACGTCAAACTGTATTTAGAGGTTCCCATGCTCAATGGGGCCATTTACACCCAActtgaaacatttatttcgataataatactatcataataattaattgattgtACACTTTTCTCTTAAACTTCAAAGTTTACGAAAACCGAGTTTATTATATCAAATAATCTTTTTGTCGACATGTTCTTAATACTACTTTGAACATAATTAAGCAATGACAAAGTTCAGCATCAACTTGTCCCATATATTACCGCCGACTTATTAAACACTTTCTACTTGTTATAACACGTCTATATGACTTTTCTCAACTCcaaacttaattaaattccAAGATCGTGTAGTACACTCTAACCGCACATTCCTTAGATACATCGTCCAATCGCTATGAAACATCGTTAATCATTCACTTAATTACGTTTCAGGTACAATAGGGGTCGCCAAGGGAGCGGCAGTGGCCTTTCCGGATTCAAAATGCTTGCGGTTACACTCAAGCACTTGTCTCACCCTTACCAACTGCTAATATTACCCATCACCATGTTCATAGGAGCCGAACAGGCCTTTATAGCAGCTGACTACAATGCGGTAAGTTTCGACCTCAAATAGGGTGCCTTTTAACTTCGAAGCTAGGAAATTATCGATCTCAAACGCACCAAATTGGATTGTACGCACGTTCAGGAACCTTTGAAGTGTCACGGATTGTTTCATCTACAAATATTTGCTGCGGGTTGCTCGATTGTCGACATCTAACTAAATACGGTTTACGTACATTGTTTGCATAGAAATACGTGACTGATTACGAACTTTGGTCAAGCATTCACCAATCACGAATACACTGATGGTTCacaaaattagtaaaatttaagaaaattattttaatttactataATATACTACTAATATATTtactatttcttttaaaaggaaattatttaaaatggttttctttttatcgttTCAGTCGTTCGTTTCTTGTGGGTGGGGAATAAGCAACATAGGTTTTGTAATGATTTGTTTTGGAGTAAGTAATGCTATCGCAGCGATAATAATCGGCAACTTAGTTAAAGTAATAGGAAGACCACCAGTCATAGCATTTGGATTAGCATTACATGTATCTTTAATTGTTACCATGTTATTTTGGAGACCAGATtcagaaaataaattgatgtACTTTCTTATGTCAGGGTTATGGGGAATATCAGACGCAGTTTGGTTGGTTAACATAAACGGTATTTTCCGATACttattaagtaattaaaataaatcaatccTTTAATTTGGACCCTTTCAGCATTGAGTGGTATCCTATTTCCGGGGAAAGAGGAGGCCGCCTACAGCAATTTCAGACTGTGGGAATCAACAGGTTCCGTCATAACTTACGTTTACAGCCCCTATCTGTGTACGAACGTGAAAATTTACCTTTTACTAGGATTGCTTCTTATTGGCGTATGTGGATACACCACCATTGAAGTAATGGAATTTAGAGCCAAAAGACATGAAATTACAATCACAGGAAAAGATTCTAGGGCAAACGGTAGAAGTAAAGAGGTTGCtgagaattaaattaaaatgtgataaatatattatgtGAAACTAAAAGTATGATtctgtattaaaaattaagatttctgtttatttttatattgaaaagtattgaaaaaaataattaatgtaagttttataaggcatgtatttttattttaaactatgATGATGAAAGTATGATactgtattaaaaattaagatttctgtttatttttatattgaaaagtattaaaaaaaataattaatgtaagttttataaggcatgtatttttcttttaaactattaACTAATGTATTAACTAAATCTTATCAGTTCTTTTGCATACGTTAACACATTCTGATTTTATATCATTCGTCACTCACACCCTCTCGTATATCTTCAGAAATTTTCCTTAGCTAGCCGTGTGTACTTTGAGTTAACCCGGGAGCGGCAATCGTTTTCGTTATCGAAGGAATATAGGATGATATATTGACTTTTACGCCATCCAACTCTTTTCACTTCATGAACTGACagcatcattttaaaaatctattacaaCAAAATGATATTCTAAAATTGGTACTtacataactaaaaaatttaaatttaatattcatttCTTAAGATTAAGCAGGATACACTTATTCTCAATCAAACGCCTATTCCGGCGAAATTTTGTTTGAGTGTTAACCAACTACTTTTCCACTTaagcccacttttaccatcttCCTGTTAAGCTATCTAAAGGATTATTACCATAGTTACAGAAGTTTTAAAGCTTTCATTGACTAATAGCTTTATTTATctgtttgataaatttaacaagatgtggtaaaattatttaattcttcttAATGAGCATATGGTGAAGTACGTTATAGTATTTGCAACCTTAACCGAGTAGCTAAAGTCTCTCATAGAATTTAACGCTAACAGATTAATTGACATAATTGAATTTCTCGCGCCATTACCACATAACAATACAAGATGAATTGACGAGAAATTTCTGCCATTATCTGAGTTTAACTTCACAGTACCAttacatttatattattaaggATGAAGATCAGATTAGTGGAAacggttattttaaaaatatttgaagttaaTAATAAGCTTCTAAAACATTAAACATATAAAACACTTTTTAACAATACACATTGTCTTTCTCTAATCTGTTTTCTAAGATAATTTCTGACGCGTGGTGAAGGGATAAACCTAAAGTTAAGAACACCCGCATTGTTCCTTTGAAAGATCCAACTCAACTTGATTAATAGTTTTAGccttaaaaactttttgatgaaTATGTTAGGATAAAGGAGATAACAAAATTACCCTTCGAATTCATTTCACATCCGAAGGTAAATATTcttgaagaaaaacataatgTTCCAAAAAAACCAGATTGGTTAGCACTCCCAGAGTCACAGTGAGCatcttaacaaattaaaattatactgTAAAGTCTCCACGTCATAAACAGAAAATCGTAAGATTAATTATAGAATCGGAAATAGAACAATACTGTTGCATAACtttatgttataatttataaatttgtgaaATAATTACCGatgatattatattatatatatatctggGATACAATAACGATTTTAGAACTTAGGTCAAAGATTTCACTAAACCGAccgtaattttaaaataatttgcccACGACGATCCGACGTCTGCTTCCTACAGTAGACGCcgtattaatcattttaaattaattcaatctGGTTGCTCACGCTAGGAGATTATAATGATTTATGCAGAAGAAAGGGAGAGTAATTAGAGTGCTGATTGGGGATGAATTTCCTGTCGTAGCTGaccataaattaaaaataattccttcCGGATGAAAGCGATGGACTTAAAAATCTTTCAGGATTACGACTGATTAACTTTAActaacataaattaaaattttaccacTAAAGTAGgattaaattgctttttcttcattttctttgtAGAAACCACATCAAAAGAACATCGTGTCTACTTCCTAATACATCTTTCTGGGAAAATACTGTTATTTAGGTCAAAGCAAATGATTAAAGAGATACGTGACGAATGTCTCAAAAGATTCTAACATCAAAATAGGGATGTGGCGTATCTTTGTAGCGTATCCAGTAGCTATAAGAGCGTTCTACCAGCAAACGACTCCATTATTTGACACCTTTTACCAGCCCAATTAAAACCTTTGTCGTTAATGTTACCGGAGGGATATTAGTCTTATTGTGGTGAGACGGAACAAAGGCGTGAGCTTCAACGAGCTCTTTGATATTGCGCGAAATCATCATCCTTATTttgggttaattttaaattataaagcCTTTCTAAACGACATCTAAAAGAAAGTTAATGAAATTGTTTCATGTTTTAAAAAGATCTCTTAAGCCTatagatttaataaaatgtattatcTCATTGAAAGATGGCGCTGATTTGAATTGAAACGGCTAATGTTTAATTCTGAATTGATTTTATAGAAATGATTGGAAAACCgtgaaaataatgaaaaatgtcGTACcacaattacttttatttaattatacgTCTACATCACAaacatttacaatttcttctcAGTTATTCATTCACGAATGCTAAACTTTAGCAA
Protein-coding regions in this window:
- the LOC111426960 gene encoding UNC93-like protein isoform X1 encodes the protein MVYTISDKLEKEDVNNQVDKEMDSRFTRVKTSEEEAEEEFSPKELWRIWKNVLMLGAAFMIHFTAFWGASNLQSSVNADEALGTFTLASIYGSLILSNIFLPVVVIRWLGCKWAVAVSFIAYMPFIMAQFYPKFFTMIPAGLLVGFGGGPLWCAKCTYLTVASEAFAKISGLNADAIVTRFFGVFFMFYQFSQVWGNLISSAILSTGGSSDNTNETISNITTVFISSIKNTSIDNFCGANFCPGTTQESNPNLEPPPSSKINLIAGIYLLCMVVACLIVAFGVDSLTRYNRGRQGSGSGLSGFKMLAVTLKHLSHPYQLLILPITMFIGAEQAFIAADYNASFVSCGWGISNIGFVMICFGVSNAIAAIIIGNLVKVIGRPPVIAFGLALHVSLIVTMLFWRPDSENKLMYFLMSGLWGISDAVWLVNINALSGILFPGKEEAAYSNFRLWESTGSVITYVYSPYLCTNVKIYLLLGLLLIGVCGYTTIEVMEFRAKRHEITITGKDSRANGRSKEVAEN
- the LOC111426960 gene encoding UNC93-like protein isoform X2 is translated as MDSRFTRVKTSEEEAEEEFSPKELWRIWKNVLMLGAAFMIHFTAFWGASNLQSSVNADEALGTFTLASIYGSLILSNIFLPVVVIRWLGCKWAVAVSFIAYMPFIMAQFYPKFFTMIPAGLLVGFGGGPLWCAKCTYLTVASEAFAKISGLNADAIVTRFFGVFFMFYQFSQVWGNLISSAILSTGGSSDNTNETISNITTVFISSIKNTSIDNFCGANFCPGTTQESNPNLEPPPSSKINLIAGIYLLCMVVACLIVAFGVDSLTRYNRGRQGSGSGLSGFKMLAVTLKHLSHPYQLLILPITMFIGAEQAFIAADYNASFVSCGWGISNIGFVMICFGVSNAIAAIIIGNLVKVIGRPPVIAFGLALHVSLIVTMLFWRPDSENKLMYFLMSGLWGISDAVWLVNINALSGILFPGKEEAAYSNFRLWESTGSVITYVYSPYLCTNVKIYLLLGLLLIGVCGYTTIEVMEFRAKRHEITITGKDSRANGRSKEVAEN